One stretch of Arachis hypogaea cultivar Tifrunner chromosome 20, arahy.Tifrunner.gnm2.J5K5, whole genome shotgun sequence DNA includes these proteins:
- the LOC112786446 gene encoding uncharacterized protein has translation MNNRVDLVEKITLWRESWKVHVKIVKLWYHKNPTLDPSQNLLHMVLMDEKLHKIQATIRDQLTSNFAVSLNEGNVYLMTHFTVVSNTGLNKVTKHRFRLLFQYKISVVSVVSPRIPHSGLCFVSIDEIDQMTKDDNFLIDFVGIITGVRKERDVASYGKLIKAVVLEVFTDGKRVQCNVFGNACDLLEYDNLQKYPRSLLIVLESFKIKAIEGGVILQNVINVSRLFINPNISEFVEFLSRFSVASYGFSRLVTNDPGYLVSKVDGDYFNPKDISNIQDLHSDNGDSHYFVIGTIKEVMDEPDWWYYSCVCGHAVVEHEDLYLCDACGSCVEHVMVKYGIRVKIQHGGCAVLFVLLDNAATKLFGKICSEAFLRIEEEFPVDPSVLAV, from the exons ATGAATAACCGTGTTGATCTGGTGGAGAAAATCACTCTGTGGAGAGAATCATGGAAAGTGCATGTTAAAATTGTGAAGTTGTGGTACCACAAGAATCCTACTTTGGATCCTTCTCAAAATCTGTTGCATATGGTCTTAATGGATGAGAAG TTACACAAGATCCAGGCAACCATTAGAGATCAGCTTACATCAAATTTTGCGGTGTCTCTAAATGAAGGGAATGTGTACTTGATGACCCATTTTACAGTTGTATCGAATACTGGTTTGAACAAAGTGACAAAACATCGGTTCAGACTTTTGTTCCAATACAAGATCTCTGTTGTTTCTGTGGTATCTCCAAGGATACCTCATTCGGGTTTGTGTTTTGTATCAATAGATGAAATTGATCAAATGACAAAGGATGATAATTTTCTCATTG ACTTTGTTGGGATCATTACTGGTGTTCGAAAAGAAAGAGATGTAGCATCATATGGGAAGCTTATCAAAGCAGTGGTGCTAGAAGTCTTTACTGATGG CAAAAGGGTACAATGCAATGTGTTTGGAAATGCTTGTGATCTGTTGGAATATGATAActtacaaaaatatccaagatCTCTGCTGATTGTCCTCGAGTCTTTTAAAATCAAAGCAATTGAAG GTGGGGTAATCCTACAGAATGTGATAAATGTCTCTAGGTTATTCATTAATCCTAACATTTCTGAGTTTGTTGAGTTCCTAAGCAG ATTTAGTGTAGCCAGTTATGGATTCTCAAGACTTGTGACCAATGACCCTGGATACTTAGTTTCTAAAGTTGATGGTGATTATTTCAATCCCAAAGATATCAGTAATATTCAAGATCTTCATTCAGATAATGGG gaTTCTCATTACTTTGTTATTGGGACAATTAAGGAAGTTATGGATGAACCAGATTGGTGGTACTACTCATGTGTGTGTGGTCATGCCGTTGTTGAGCATGAGGATCTCTACCTTTGTGATGCTTGTGGTTCATGTGTTGAACATgttatggtcaa ATATGGGATTCGGGTAAAGATTCAGCATGGTGGGTGTGCTGTTTTGTTTGTTCTGCTTGATAATGCAGCAACAAAACTATTTGGAAAAATCTGTTCTGAAGCATTTCTCAGGATAGAAGAAGAATTTCCTGTTGATCCTAGTGTGCTTGCAGTATGA
- the LOC112786447 gene encoding uncharacterized protein, whose amino-acid sequence MPVPNNSLVSQFSNLMLLRELQYDTISLTREHDANVLKLNEEQRVVYDKIIDCVSNKRHGFFFVYGFGGTGKTFLYRVLSARLRSEKKIVINVASSGITSLLLPGGKTAYSMFNIPIELTKDTVCRIKKDSAKAEVVRLADLIIWDEAPMTNKLAFEALDRTLRDIMVSVSDRNKDLPFGGKVVVLGGDFRQVLPVIPKGSRAEIVMASINSSILWKYCKVLRLTKNMRLTMGLEQSTPQELRSFSDWILQIGEGRCGTVVSDKIFVDIPSDLIIPVLENPVEDIDRAILAPTVDNVEEINNYIVDLLPGEEKNYLSTDSICGSDVYYDVDVDWINVEFLNQIRCSGLPNHSLKLKIGVPIILLRNIDPPGGLCNGTRLVVRDLGRNVISADIVSGSNVGDKVFITRMNMIPSDTVIPFKFQCRQFPISLSFAMTINKSQGQTLSTVGLFLHRPMFCHGQLYVALSRVRNRNGLKILLCDDGLVDPIRTENVVFTEVFDKI is encoded by the exons AGTTGCAGTATGATACTATTTCTTTGACTCGTGAGCATGATGCAAATGTCTTAAAGTTAAATGAAGAACAGAGGGTGGTCTATGATAAAATTATTGATTGCGTTTCGAATAAGAGGCACGGATTCTTTTTTGTGTACGGGTTTGGTGGTACTGGAAAAACTTTTTTATACAGGGTTTTGTCGGCTAGATTGCGATCTGAGAAAAAGATTGTTATAAACGTTGCTTCTAGTGGTATTACCTCTCTGTTGTTACCTGGTGGTAAGACGGCGTATTCTATGTTCAATATTCCTATTGAGCTGACTAAAGATACTGTTTGTCGGATTAAGAAGGATAGTGCAAAAGCTGAGGTAGTCCGATTGGCCGATTTGATTATTTGGGATGAGGCACCGATGACTAACAAATTAGCATTTGAAGCGCTCGATAGGACGTTACGTGATATAATGGTTTCGGTCTCTGATAGGAATAAAGATTTACCTTTTGGTGGGAAGGTGGTCGTTCTTGGTGGTGATTTCAGGCAGGTCTTGCCAGTTATTCCGAAAGGTTCTCGTGCTGAGATTGTCATGGCTTCGATAAATTCTTCTATCCTCTGGAAATATTGCAAAGTTTTGCGTCTGACAAAAAATATGAGGTTAACAATGGGATTGGAACAATCAACTCCTCAGGAGTTAAGGTCATTTTCAGATTGGATACTTCAAATCGGTGAAGGTCGATGTGGAACAGTGGTCAGtgataaaatttttgttgatattCCTTCTGATCTAATCATTCCTGTCTTGGAAAATCCAGTGGAAGATATT GATAGGGCGATTCTGGCTCCGACTGTCGACAATGTTGAAGAGATAAACAATTATATAGTTGACTTGTTGCCCGGTGAGGAGAAAAATTATCTCAGTACTGATTCGATATGTGGTAGTGATGTCTAttatgatgttgatgttgattggATAAATGTTGAATTCTTGAATCAGATTAGGTGTTCTGGTCTACCTAATCATTCGTTGAAGTTGAAAATAGGCGTGCCTATTATTTTGTTGAGGAATATTGATCCACCTGGGGGTTTGTGTAATGGGACCCGACTTGTTGTGCGAGATCTAGGGAGAAATGTGATCAGTGCGGATATTGTTTCTGGTAGCAATGTTGGGGATAAAGTTTTTATCACCAGAATGAATATGATTCCCAGTGATACGGTTATACCGTTTAAATTCCAATGCCGTCAGTTCCCGATTTCTCTGTCGTTTGCGATGACAATAAACAAAAGCCAGGGTCAGACATTATCAACAGTCGGTTTGTTCTTGCATCGTCCTATGTTTTGTCACGGTCAACTTTATGTAGCTCTTTCCCGAGTTAGGAATAGAAATGGTCTTAAGATTTTACTTTGTGATGATGGATTAGTTGATCCTATCAGGACTGAAAACGTTGTATTTACAGAAGTTTTTGATAAGATATAA